One genomic window of Evansella cellulosilytica DSM 2522 includes the following:
- a CDS encoding ABC transporter ATP-binding protein — MEIVKVENLSKVYGKGDTAVKALDNVSLTINKGEFVAIIGPSGSGKSTLLHLLGGVDRPSSGKVFIDNTDIYSLNETQLAIFRRRQIGLIYQFYNLIPILTVEENITLPILLDEHKVDKDHFSKIVDVLSLNDRLNHLPNQLSGGQQQRVSIGRALISNPAIMLADEPTGNLDSKNSSEIIDLLKLFNKTYYQTLVVITHDERIALQADRVISIEDGRIAKDEVIRK, encoded by the coding sequence ATGGAAATAGTAAAAGTAGAGAATCTGTCTAAAGTGTACGGGAAAGGTGACACAGCAGTAAAAGCATTAGATAATGTTTCTTTGACTATTAATAAAGGAGAGTTTGTCGCTATTATTGGTCCGTCAGGCTCAGGTAAATCAACACTCCTTCATCTTCTTGGTGGTGTTGATAGACCATCTAGTGGTAAGGTCTTCATCGACAATACGGATATTTATAGCTTAAATGAAACCCAGTTAGCTATATTTAGGAGACGACAAATTGGTCTCATCTATCAGTTTTACAATCTCATACCAATATTAACAGTAGAAGAGAACATCACCTTACCAATACTCCTCGATGAGCATAAAGTAGACAAAGATCATTTCTCTAAAATTGTAGATGTGCTAAGTTTAAACGATCGTTTAAATCACTTACCTAATCAGCTATCTGGTGGGCAACAGCAGCGAGTGTCCATAGGTCGTGCGCTAATAAGTAACCCGGCTATTATGCTTGCCGATGAGCCAACCGGGAACCTAGATAGTAAAAATAGTAGCGAGATTATTGATCTTTTAAAATTGTTTAACAAAACATATTACCAAACGCTCGTAGTCATTACACACGATGAACGTATTGCACTACAAGCCGATCGAGTAATCTCAATTGAAGATGGGAGGATTGCCAAAGACGAGGTGATCCGTAAATGA
- a CDS encoding response regulator transcription factor, producing the protein MKILLVEDDKTIASGLEYSLQQDHFDTVLCYDIQSAQKIINHEISSIDLCLFDLSLPDGSGYELCKLVKQKSDTPVIFLTAYDDEVNVVMGLDMGADDYITKPFRIRELLSRIKSVLRRYNKQTTIIKLHNIQINTLEGKVYKNGEEIIITALEYRLLLIFANHVGQVLTREQLLERIWDVAGDYVNDNTLTVYIKRLREKLEDNPQKPTLIKTVRGLGYKVGD; encoded by the coding sequence ATGAAAATACTCCTAGTAGAAGATGATAAAACGATTGCATCTGGTCTTGAATATTCATTACAGCAAGACCATTTTGATACTGTGCTTTGCTATGATATTCAATCTGCGCAAAAAATAATTAATCATGAAATCTCTAGTATTGATTTATGCTTGTTCGATCTGTCATTACCAGATGGTAGTGGCTATGAGCTTTGCAAGCTAGTAAAGCAAAAGAGCGATACGCCAGTTATTTTCTTAACTGCGTATGATGATGAAGTGAATGTCGTCATGGGCCTTGATATGGGTGCGGATGACTATATTACAAAACCATTTCGTATTCGTGAGCTTTTGTCTCGTATAAAGTCCGTATTACGCCGCTACAACAAGCAAACTACAATAATAAAGCTACATAACATTCAGATAAATACACTCGAAGGCAAGGTTTATAAAAATGGAGAAGAAATTATTATTACAGCGCTTGAATATCGACTACTTCTTATTTTTGCAAATCATGTTGGACAAGTACTCACTCGTGAACAGCTATTAGAGCGCATATGGGATGTCGCTGGCGATTACGTTAACGATAATACATTAACAGTTTATATTAAGCGCCTCCGTGAAAAGCTTGAAGATAATCCTCAAAAGCCAACACTTATTAAAACGGTACGAGGACTCGGCTACAAGGTTGGTGATTAA
- a CDS encoding sensor histidine kinase has product MLRNKEFQILLVIMIFISIAATAATLYFSVEAAIIVAITTILLIVSTIAFTIWRYREIRKLSSYLRKISSGDYSLDVRDNKEGELSILKNDIYKVTLMLSEQRAVLMTDKSKLTDAISDISHQLKTPITSMMVMSDLLSDSKLTAEKKKEFTRNIRVQLERIEWLVSSLLKLSKIDARTIQFKRDTVQVKQLIDKAVDPIRIPMDIQEQTLSIVGEETVSFIGDLNWSAEALLNILKNCVEHTKSGGNIHITFSENALFTEIIIRDNGVGIAKEDVPYIFKRFYKGKNASDESVGIGLAMAHSIITSQNGTIEVQSECNSGTTFNVKFYKQVI; this is encoded by the coding sequence TTGCTACGCAACAAGGAGTTTCAAATTTTATTAGTTATCATGATTTTCATTAGCATTGCTGCCACAGCAGCAACTCTTTATTTCTCTGTCGAAGCTGCAATCATTGTTGCGATTACTACTATTTTGCTAATAGTAAGCACTATCGCTTTTACTATTTGGCGGTACCGTGAGATAAGAAAGCTTTCGAGCTACTTGAGAAAAATAAGTAGTGGTGATTACTCATTAGACGTTCGCGATAATAAGGAAGGCGAATTAAGTATATTAAAAAATGATATTTATAAGGTAACACTTATGCTTTCCGAACAGCGCGCAGTACTTATGACTGATAAGTCCAAGCTCACTGATGCCATTTCCGATATTTCTCACCAACTCAAGACACCGATTACTTCAATGATGGTGATGTCTGATTTACTGAGTGACTCTAAGCTAACAGCGGAAAAAAAGAAGGAATTTACTCGTAACATTCGTGTTCAGCTAGAACGAATTGAATGGCTCGTTTCTTCATTGTTAAAACTCTCGAAAATAGACGCGCGAACTATACAGTTTAAACGAGACACTGTACAAGTAAAGCAGTTGATAGATAAAGCTGTTGACCCAATACGAATTCCTATGGATATACAGGAGCAAACGTTATCCATTGTAGGGGAAGAAACGGTATCATTTATTGGTGACCTAAATTGGAGTGCAGAGGCTTTATTAAATATTTTGAAAAACTGTGTTGAACATACAAAAAGTGGTGGTAATATTCACATCACCTTTTCCGAGAATGCACTTTTTACTGAGATCATTATTCGTGACAATGGAGTCGGTATTGCTAAAGAAGACGTTCCATACATATTCAAACGTTTTTACAAAGGAAAGAATGCTAGTGATGAAAGTGTTGGTATCGGACTCGCCATGGCACACAGTATCATTACGAGTCAAAACGGTACGATTGAGGTTCAAAGTGAATGCAACTCTGGAACTACTTTTAATGTGAAATTTTATAAACAAGTCATATAA
- a CDS encoding ABC transporter permease codes for MNIVNKLTLRHLKENKRRTLVTIIGTIISVAMITAVSTLSVSFLDLMQRHQIANNGEWHVQYENVNPEQVETMKNDDNTKDVFLTRDKGYAYLESSENEFKPYLFISEFNREGFEYFPISLVEGVLPSSNNEIIISEHIESNANVRFSIGDELILEVGKRVNEADNLTDMGQTQSFVKMDDESLEKIVNTTKETYTVVGIMERPMWEPLWAPGYTVISYLNEDTLTANDRVNASVLLKDVNQSLYENAELFAEENNISLDSIDYNRHLLRYLGVTTFDTFRATLFSLSAIIIAIIIIGSVALIYNAFSISVSERSRHLGMLSSVGATKKQKRNAVFFEGAVIGLISIPLGLLAGIGGIGITFIFINSFIEDALSIQAKLTVTVTPLSILTACIVSIITIFISAYIPAQRASKVTPIEAIRQTSDIKVTRKKVKTSNIVRKLFGIEGEIGLKNLKRNKRKYQVTVFSLIISIMLFLTVSFFTESIERSVELSNQGVNYDIELYTGEELTSEVGTIFEELKRLDGVTDYTHTTEIQSLRTWINERNLSDSLLEMVTDHPDILTDGKYQYFINIYGLHEDSFHKYTEEIGVSAEQIIWSQGLSAIVVDTHTYQDWETGAFIETKAVKTSVGETIPLFYEDWETNEELHVFDIEVAALTDTLPMGIRSSNMGGLNIIVHASILEQYMTEDFPYYPIHNLYLTSDHPMETQQQIEEIKTDSMSVYNYYQTRQQDKQAMLIISIFIYGFIVLITAISIANILNTISTSISLRKREFAMLKSVGMTPKSFNKMIRYESIFYGIKSLLYGLPISIGFMYLIHLAITQSFVYSFQLPWGSIMIVIVAVFIIVSATMLYSTSKVRKENIIETLKQENI; via the coding sequence ATGAATATTGTAAACAAGCTTACACTTCGACACTTAAAGGAAAACAAGAGGAGAACGCTCGTTACAATCATTGGTACAATCATTTCCGTTGCGATGATTACTGCGGTATCAACGCTCTCGGTTTCTTTTTTAGATTTAATGCAACGTCACCAAATAGCGAACAACGGGGAATGGCACGTCCAGTATGAAAACGTCAATCCTGAGCAAGTGGAGACAATGAAGAATGATGACAATACGAAGGATGTTTTTCTAACACGTGACAAAGGTTATGCTTATTTAGAAAGCAGTGAAAATGAATTTAAGCCTTATTTATTTATTTCCGAATTTAATAGAGAAGGCTTTGAGTATTTCCCTATTTCTTTAGTGGAAGGTGTGCTACCTAGCTCAAATAACGAAATCATTATCTCCGAGCACATTGAGTCAAATGCTAATGTCCGTTTCAGCATAGGTGACGAATTAATACTAGAAGTTGGTAAACGTGTAAATGAAGCTGACAATTTGACGGACATGGGACAAACACAATCTTTCGTGAAAATGGATGATGAAAGCCTAGAAAAAATAGTCAATACAACAAAAGAAACGTATACAGTAGTAGGAATCATGGAACGCCCGATGTGGGAGCCTTTATGGGCCCCTGGATATACGGTTATTAGTTATTTAAATGAAGATACCCTTACAGCAAATGATAGAGTGAATGCTTCTGTTCTCTTAAAAGATGTGAATCAATCATTATATGAAAATGCCGAACTATTTGCTGAGGAAAACAATATTTCTTTAGATTCGATCGATTACAATAGACATTTACTCCGTTATTTAGGAGTAACGACCTTCGATACTTTCAGAGCTACTTTATTTAGCTTATCTGCAATTATTATTGCAATCATTATTATTGGGTCCGTTGCACTCATTTATAATGCATTTTCAATCTCTGTTTCAGAAAGATCTCGTCACCTAGGAATGCTTTCAAGTGTAGGAGCTACTAAGAAACAAAAACGAAACGCTGTATTTTTTGAAGGAGCAGTAATTGGACTCATCAGTATTCCATTAGGACTTTTAGCTGGTATTGGCGGCATCGGTATCACCTTTATTTTCATTAATTCTTTTATTGAAGATGCATTAAGCATTCAAGCAAAGCTAACGGTTACTGTCACTCCTCTTTCTATTTTAACAGCTTGTATCGTATCTATTATTACAATATTTATCTCGGCTTACATACCAGCACAAAGGGCATCAAAAGTAACACCGATTGAGGCGATTAGGCAAACATCAGACATAAAAGTGACGAGAAAAAAAGTGAAAACTTCTAACATTGTGAGGAAACTTTTTGGAATAGAAGGAGAAATTGGCTTAAAAAACTTAAAGCGTAATAAGCGTAAATACCAAGTGACAGTTTTTTCACTTATTATTAGTATCATGTTATTCTTAACTGTTTCCTTTTTCACAGAGAGCATTGAAAGGTCTGTTGAACTATCTAACCAAGGTGTTAATTATGATATTGAATTATATACGGGTGAAGAACTTACATCAGAAGTCGGTACCATTTTTGAGGAATTAAAAAGGTTAGATGGTGTTACAGACTACACGCATACTACTGAGATACAATCACTTCGCACTTGGATAAACGAGCGTAATCTCAGTGATTCTCTATTAGAAATGGTAACTGATCATCCGGATATCTTAACCGATGGCAAATATCAATATTTCATTAATATATATGGATTACATGAAGACAGCTTTCATAAATACACAGAAGAAATTGGGGTCTCGGCCGAGCAAATCATCTGGTCTCAAGGATTATCAGCGATAGTAGTAGACACACACACCTATCAAGATTGGGAAACAGGAGCCTTTATTGAAACTAAAGCTGTAAAAACGAGCGTTGGGGAAACCATCCCGTTGTTTTATGAAGATTGGGAGACGAACGAAGAATTACACGTATTTGATATAGAAGTAGCTGCATTGACAGATACACTTCCAATGGGTATTCGGTCATCAAATATGGGTGGATTAAATATTATCGTACATGCAAGTATACTAGAGCAGTATATGACAGAGGATTTTCCATATTATCCAATTCACAATTTGTACTTAACAAGCGATCATCCTATGGAAACACAACAACAAATTGAAGAAATAAAGACAGATAGCATGTCGGTTTACAATTACTATCAAACGAGACAACAGGATAAACAAGCGATGCTCATTATCTCTATTTTTATATATGGTTTTATCGTATTAATAACTGCGATCTCTATTGCTAACATATTAAATACGATTTCAACGAGCATTTCTTTACGTAAGAGAGAATTTGCAATGCTAAAATCTGTTGGGATGACACCTAAATCATTTAATAAAATGATTCGTTACGAAAGCATTTTCTATGGTATCAAATCATTATTGTATGGCTTACCAATTAGTATAGGCTTTATGTATTTAATCCACTTAGCAATCACGCAAAGCTTCGTGTACAGCTTTCAGCTTCCA